The genomic DNA AGGAATGCTAAAAGTATCTGCCAGCAATCCTATGATTGCTAAGCCAGCATGAGCCTCATGAGTCAAGATGATCGTTTTGGACCAAGTCAAAAGGCCTGCTCTTTTGGGGTGCTTGTGATTTTCCTTTGGACCTAAcatttaccaactgaactatatccccagcttAAGTCTGAACAATCTATACAGATACCCCACCTGCAACGCGTTAGAAAACAGCCcctattttaaagtttaaaaaatattaagtgtatgagtgttttgtctgcatatctGTGGACTATATAGTTTTctggtgtccacagaagccagaagggcacattggatcctctggaactggagttacagatggctgtgagctgccatgtggatgctgaacATTAAATCCAAGTCCGCCAGAAGAGCAGTccgtcctcttaaccactgagatatctctatAGCCCTACAGGGTGTCAAgcccccattccccccccccataccttTTTATGGGAAATCACACATTTCAGGTCAGAGCACGGCGCTAGAGTGTACTTGTCAAATTCAGGGTTTCCTATCAATATTTGGACAGCCTTCCTTATGCTTCTGGGAAATTCTAATAAGCTCTGCCTCCCCAAAGAAAGTCAGATTCTAATTTTCAGTCTCTTTTGTGGTCAGGATTCAGGAATGGGGCCCAAACTTCCTTAGGGCACACCCCGATAAACTCTtgattggaaagaaaaatgaggaaacagaATCTTTTTTAGAAGTGTCATTTTGTTGGtgcaggaaaaagcaaacaaacaaaacaaacaaataaaaacaaaacaaaaaaaaacacaaggtgTCTGCTAATAGCAGAGACAGTTTCAGCCACACCCCTGTGTGCTCTAGCAGTGGTGACAACAGTTTTGTCCGGTAGTCCCAACTTTGGTACCTTTCTTATCAGGCAAGGTCTTAGGTGTGGTTATGAGTTTTCTCCAATTCTCCCTAAATCCCTTGGGCCATATAGTATCCttttaattccttccttcctgggtAGTTGCCCCCAAAGTCAATTTCCACTGGCTAGAATTGAAGACCTTGATATTAAAGACTCTCTTACAACTCTTCAATGGCTTCTCATGTATTCTAGAATTTGTCTTAAACTCTTTGCCCAGGCCAAGACTATCTCTTTCATAAAAACTGTTTTCTATTACAATCAGTCTCAAATCAAgatcaatatatatttataatgaataTCAATATTCATGCTTTTGGTTTGATATTCTTATACTGAAATGTTGGCTTGTAGccaaaaaatgatagaaaaaaacaTTACTTTTGAGGCTGGGTCATAAAAGACTTATTCATAGCTTCTGTCTTGGTTATTCTTGGGTCACTTACTCTGGGGGAATCATCTATCATGTTATGTGGAcatgcaagcagatctctgaaaaACTGAGGCAATAGGTTGAATAATGCTTGTAGTTGAATCTTCAGGCAGACATGGCAGGAGAGCCCGAGAAAGAACCACCTATCTATActacccccaagttcccaatctACATAGGTTCCTATGgagaaatgaatgttttattgATGTAGGCTAGTAAGCTTTTGGGGGCAATTGTTAGGCATCAAGAGGTTACTAAGACACTGTGCGACAAAGACCAGCAACTACAAGCTGCTTTAAATTTTGCTGAAGCTTGAGGGAGGTAAAGAAGGTGGCTTCAACTTCAAGTTTCTAAGAGCAGTGCCAAGGAAGAAATGGGGCAGGGATTGTTTAttccacagaaaaaaatgttaaccccacagattaaaggagaaagACCACCAGTCCAACTCAtgatggccaaattaattaaagcaagcttttttttttttttttagtttctgtaCATGGGTCTCTTTCCCTAAGGGCAAGGTCCAAGAGACCAGCATTGGACATGGGTACAAAAAAGGTTGTTAGGGGGTAGGGACTTTCCAAATGGGGGATTTGGCAGGCAAGCAGGTGGGATTatgggagagaacacagggataACACGTTGGCCATAACAACCttcttaaacaacaacaataacaacaaaatggtTGCAAGTGGTCATAATAACCctctgaaacaaagacatgattacAAGTCCTGGCACAGGCAGTACAGAACCAGTTATAGTTATGGTTACAGGTAGGGACATAGCCTAATCCTCGAGAAACagagatttaatcataaacaagaatgagcctagtttgtctttactataagatggctttcagacctaagatggaggcaggctggtttaCCAGGATTTGCCCTGGGAAGTGAAGAGCTATACTGTTGATGTGGCGTTTGAATGCTCTGGGAGAAACCAAAGACTTAGGCTCAGttcaaatttatattaaatgaatGTGTTCTTGGGGCTTACTAGTAGGACGGCAGCCATAGAGCTAAAACAGCCTGTGTGTGGAAAGGAGGTAAAGGTGGGATTTTAAAACTGAAGTCAGAAAGGTGTGCAGTACAATCATTCATGGAACTTACAGCTGGGCGGGAAAATTGTTTTACTTCCCCCAGTTTGTCTTACTTTCCCActatatagtaataaaaagacCACAGCGataagcaagttttacagaagcaaaggcAGCTGCTAATAACACCTCACAGCCCATTATCCTATTCTTATCTCACCTGAAGGCCACTAAGGTCGCCCAGGCACTCCAGACCCAAATGGCCCTTGAGGGATGCCAGCTTCCATGCTAAGGTTCTTTAGACAGCACAGGAAACCTGTGTCAGGTTTGAGCACTCTAAAGACTGGGATAGAGCAGTTCATTTCGGGGCCTGCAAAAACACAGCGCCACCGGGTTCGAACTGGCAGTCAGGTCCTCGCACAGTGGGCAGCGGTCCTTGCAGAGATCCTGCAAGCAGGGAAGCGCGCAGGTTATTATCTACGAGCCTAAGCGACTCAGCGCCTGCGCCGTGGGCATCTCGCCCCCAGGGGGCGCCGTCGTGCGCCGAGCCACCGATGGGAAGGAAGCGAAGGCGTTCGGCGCTCCACTCGCGAACTGGGCAGTAGGGGGCGTAGTCGAGAGCGAGCGAGGCGAACGCTTTCGGTTTCTCCTCCGCTCCGGTAGCCGCGGCCGCCGCCCGAGGCTGGCGGTCCTGTCGCCATGAAGCTGCGCGTGCGGCTTCAGAAGCGGACCCAGCCGCTGGAGGTGCCGGAGCCGGAGCCGACGCTCGGCCATCTGCGCGCGCACCTCCGCCAGAGTCTGCTGCCCACGTGGGGGTTCAGGTGAGCGGGGTCCCCTATCGCGGGCCTCGGGGACAGaggaggggcggggggggggttgGGCGCGCCTGGCGGTCACGTGAGGTCGCCTGCCGGGTCACCTGTGACTGTGGCGACCGGCTGCTGGGCTGGGTGCTCGCGGGGTTCCAGCTTAGGGAGACCATGGCCCAGCCTCCCCGGGCTGCCGCTGTCGTCCCCGGTGAGTGTCACTTCCGGGtttgcgcccccccccccccaccgggAAGGCGGGAAGCGCTAGCTGCGGTCGGGAGTAGGGAGCCTGCGTTACACCCTCCCGATGAGAACCGTCGGAGCTTGAATTCAGTGGCTAAATTGGAAAAGCATCGCGCCTGAAGTGATGAACTTCTTGCACCCTAGGCCGCTGTCCTTAGTGCCACTGCTTAGGGCAACAGTAACTAAAAGCATTGCTGAGCTTGCCTATGCCAGACTGCTGTAACTTTCTCACTGCAACATTTTAGGAAGTACGCGTGCTTCTAAAATAGAGGCATGACCCCAGAAAACTTTCAGTTTGGTGGCAAGTTGAAAAAGGATTAAGTTCTATTTCTGATTTTTGGTATTGCCGATGAAGCTTCTATGTTTCCGAAGCTATTTTCAGGTCATAGACAAGTATATTGAACGACTCACTTCAAGTGGTGAGCTAGAAATTTGAACTCGggcataaaatgttttaaaaagataaactctGGCCCTTtcctttaatttacatttttaatagccTTTCACTTTATTTGTAGGGACTTGAGTAAAATGAGGTCCTAGACGGATTTCTCATTCTCTtacctctcccccaccccagattCAGATCTTGTTAGATTAAAAGTGAGCCTGAGCTCTGGctattcctagcactcagaaggcatagGCAAGGGGGTCTCTTTGAGTTCAACACCatgtggtctacatagcaagttccagaccagcctgggttacatagtgagaccccatcaaataaaataaaatgaaaataatgttagcCCAAACATTAAAGAGCCATTTTTCACATTAAAAGGATTAAACAACATATTGTTGTATTTCCACATAATGATGTGGAAATCACACTACATCCTGGTGTAAAACTGAGTGTTTTATGTGTTGGTAACAGTTACTCCTCCACACATGTTGAGACTCCTATGTTTAAGGTATTTATAAATTGTATCACTCTTCAGTTGAGTAGGGTCATCTTGAAAAGCTGTGAAACCCAAGAGCCCCACCCAGCTAGTTTCTCTTTCAGGCTTGTTTTCAAAGTTGAGCTTGATTAGTTGGATGGAATTTAGGCCTCCGCAGATTGTGAAAGTAAATTCAttcctttgaaattttgtttatttggggaacAAAAGGGAAGCTTTCATTTGTGTCCATATGATACAGGTGTATTCCTGTAGAgcgtttttcttttgttctctacaaaattattgtttgtttggggagtttttccctttctcttccaaaaTGGTGCTTTCAAGGGCAGCTGGCAGATTTTCAGCTTTCTGTTTATCAGAGCATTTGCAGGCAGCAGCGGAGCGGCTGATTGTCTAAGGAGGGGGAATGGTTTTGACTCCAGTAGTGTCTCATAGGTGTGCGTAAGAAAAAAGAACCGGGCTGGGGAGTTGCTAACGCACAGCTGCACAAGCCTAACaccctgagtttgaattcccagctcATCTGAAGCTGGAAGTAAAGCTGTGGATTAAATTGATGTGTTAGGCTTAGGAAGCACTTCAACTTTAAAGCTGTTAAAATACTGAAAACTGCATTCTTTAGAATCGATGAAAATGTAGGTTAATAATAAGTACTACATACCCCTGGCTAAACTTATAGAAACCTATTATTAAACTTATTAGAAACCTATGACTTGGGCATTGGATGAGAAGAACAAGGAATTTAGTCccctgcttttattattattattattacttagtGCTTTTGGGTACACAGCATGTAGTTTAGTGTATTCCAAATGTATTGTTTGGAATAGTGGAGTAGGTAGCTCTTACTGTGCTCATCCATCTTTCTTGGCAGTTCTGATACCCGATTTGCAATTACATTGAACAACAAGGATGCCCTCACTGGAGATGAAGAAACCTTGGCTTCATATGGGATTGTTTCTGGGGACTTGATATGTTTGGTTCTTGAAGATGACTTGCCGGCACCTAACTTACCTTCATCTACAGATTCAGAACCTTCCTCACTCCAGGATACTGACCAACCTTCTCAGGCTGCCAGCTCATGTCAGGCTAGCATCCCCGATGAACGGCGGAGCGACTCTTCCCATGCACAGGCCACCCAGTTTGATGCCTGGAGTGATGACAGTGTGGTGGGTATTAAAGATGAAGAGATGGAACAGAGTAATTGATCAGATATATTGGCACTCCAGAGGAATCCTACACCAGTCAGGATGATTAGTATCAGTAAATTATAGACTGTGCCCtttctgaacattttcttttaactgCTAAATGTCTGGACTGATTTTATGCTGACATTCTAAGATGCATGATTTTGTAGTTTTCCTCAGATGTTCCTTTAGGTCGTGTATCACGTGGTGTctgatgtttgtgtgtttatgatcCCTAACTTACCAGTTTGGACACTCACTAATGTTGTACCTATAAACAGCCCAGGTATTTCCAGACGACTGGCTGAACTTTTAAATGGTTATCAGACTGTCTAACACCGCTTTGGAAATAAGATGCACCATCAGGCCTGTCCTCCACATAGAAACGCCCTGCTTTGCCCCTCAGTAGGACCCCTGATATTCTGTGCCTTttgacttctttttgttgttggtggtggttttttgagacaaggtttctctgtgtaacagccctggctgtcctagaactcaatatataggtcaggttggccttgaactcacagagagccacctgcctctgcttcccaagtgctgggattaaaggcgtgcaccaccataggCCAATTTTGGACTTCTTATAACACAGGCTGCCAGTCTGTGTTCTTCTCTTTTTAAGGTCTTCTGTTTCTTACTTCTTCATTGTGTTATTCTCTTGCTCTTCAGTAGCTCTGTGTCTGAGTTGAAAATATCTCTAGTCCAGTCGTGttatttcacagaagagaaagcccCTTATCATCCTGTACCCAGGCGTTCCGAAAGTTGTCCTACCCTGCCTCCCCACAGCTAGTTTCTGTTCTTTCCCGTCAGTGATTGTCTCTCGCTAGTACTGAGTCCTGATAATTGCTTGCTCGCATCAAGTGTACAACCTGCTGACCTTGTGACCAGCCATGTGGCCCGGTGCCCTTGctgcttctccttttcctgtttgtaCTTCTGTATTCCAATAGTTCAGTGANNNNNNNNNNNNNNNNNNNNNNNNNNNNNNNNNNNNNNNNNNNNNNNNNNNNNNNNNNNNNNNNNNNNNNNNNNNNNNNNNNNNNNNNNNNNNNNNNNNNNNNNNNNNNNNNNNNNNNNNNNNNNNNNNNNNNNNNNNNNNNNNNNNNNNNNNNNNNNNNNNNNNNNNNNNNNNNNNNNNNNtgtagaccaggctggtctcgaactcacagagatccgcctgcctctgcctcccgagtgctgggattaaaggcatgcgccaccaccgcccagcaaaacaCTTCTTTAATACTAACACATGTATCATTCTTaactgtttttatgtgtatattctttttatgtatatatttcttttgcaAGCCTTAAACCCTGAATCATGATATTAAGAATAAGCAGATATTCTGAATAGATGGTTGTTAAGATATTTAATAGATTGATAAATCGTGAAAATAATTTCCTGATACAAGAATTTTAATTTGTCCTTCAAATCATTCTTGtgtctcttgtttgtttctgcttcagAGGGTAGTGTATGGAATTATTAAAGATAGCTGActgcatacttaaaaaaaaaaaacaaaccagactcTTTTAGAGATAAAACCTAGAGAGAAGAGCCTGTTCCCTTGACTTGATGTGCTCTAAAAATCCTCCAGTAAGATGGAGTTTTACAGTGTATGTAAtactttgttaatttttctttggaaaattttGAGACACTACTGTGCCTCAAGGTAGTGATACAGTTCTAAGAGCATACTGTTTGTCTGTGAGGTTTTTATGGGGTGGCTATGAGACCTTAGCAGGGACAGTGAGCTTGGAGTCCTTGACGCTACGTAATGTGCTAGTTCAGTATAGAAGGGAgcagtggaaaagaaaaatagatgatgGACAAGACTCAAAACCAGAGGAGAGGGGTTCTGCTTGTGACTAAATGTAAGTTAGTTTTCTTTCATTGCACTTGGGAATTACCTTTAGTGACAGCAAGGGATTAACCTGTACAGACCCGAGAGAAGTTCTACCGCGGTTTAGCCGGCTGTTTGCTTTGTAAGTGGCCTATGGCAAGACTGTTTGGAGGTGATGCTCAGCTGTTCTCTTCTCACACAAGGAGACGATAAACACTCATATCAGAACAGCTCAGCGGACGCCAGTGCTTCCTGGACTTAGGAATAAGGTTAGATAAGACCCCAGTCAGTGGGTGTGGAGTTAGCCGCTTGGGGTAATGCTTCTTAAAGATCTCCACATCTGTTTTGTTCCATGCTACTGGCTGAAGTAGGAATAATGGGGGGAAAGTCAAGAGATTGTTTTCATAATTTAACTTGATAGATTCTTTCTAATATGGTGATTTCTGTTCAGAGAAAGTCATGGAAATGTTTATGCAGTAGCATCTTTTATATAGTGTGAGTTATCATAgcctttaaaatttaatttaattaatttttttttgatacaggatcttgtcatatagctcaggctgaccttgaactctgagttatcctgcctcagcctcccaagtgcaggagttgtaggtgtgtgccaccatgcctggctgtggtTTGCATTTTAACAAGTTTAATGTTTTTGCAGCCATTAGGTTTCAGCTCTGCTGATTTTGAAAGAGTAAGTGCCAGCTCTGGCTTGATTGCAGTCCCTCAGCTTTGGTTTATGCTGTATAGCTTTAAATTCCCCTGCCACTCCTTCTTCTGGAAGTACACCCCTAAAAAGAGACTTGCTTTGTATTAAGAGTTGAGCACAAACTAGGAAACAAACTTTCTGAATGAAATCAGTGTAGCAACGTAGCTTTACTAAAGCCTGTTTCACATCTAAAAGCCCTTAATGGTGAATCTGAGGACGTGGGTTCATTTCAGACTTCTATCAGCTGGTGATCTCAGCGAGTTACTGTTTGTTCTGAGTTACAACTGTAGTATCTATAAACAGGCATTGTCCTCCCTTGCTCAGGTTATGTGATCTTGTAAGGCAACAGAAACATGAAATTGTTATCTTTCTGCAGTTGTTCCACAGACCTTACTGAATGCGGCAGGTACCAGATGGATGCCTTGGGTAGTTTTGTACTTTACACAAACTTACAGTCATGGAGGGATGCAGATGTGTGCAGTGTGGCAGGTGCAGTAATAAAGGCCGTGGCATCCCTTGGGTCTGCTGAAGTGGGAATGCTGCAGCGGGTAGGGAAGGGTTGGTAGTGAACAGATGGAAAGCCAGGGAACAGGTAATGGGGGGCCTTATATGCCTAGGCATTTGGACTTATGTTCTAGGCCTGCGTTCCTCAGTCTGTTTCTGAAAAACTTGTTCTGTGCATCTGTAGTAAGTGTAGCAGATATGCTAAGTGAAGAAGGAGAATGCATTGGTTAATTGCACACATTGCGGCTGTTAGAAGTCTCGGATCTTTTCTGAGGTTAATGCTGGGTCCTGTGAATGTAGGTTCAGTTAGGCAGACATAGCTGCAGTATTTTCTCACTAGACTGAGCTGACTTTCCCCTAAGAGCATATCAGGGACACAGTCTTATGGTACAATTGTGGGAAATGTCGTCTGTCTTGAGGTAGTCCTGGTACGTTTTAAACTGGGGCATAAGACGTGATTGGATTCTCAGTTTCCAGGGAAACTGGCAGGAGTGTATGGTGTATATGAGACAAGGGGGCGGGGGAGTCAGGCACTTTGAGTGGGTGCTGTTCCTTGAAGTTGGGACACATAGAGGGGTCTGAAGCGTCTGTGGCATAGGAAGTACAGCTTTAGAGAAATGATAGTAGTTGGAGCTGTGAAGACACCGCATTTAGGTACTGTTTTGCAAGTGTGGAGACTTAGAGATGAGTTCCAGGTTTCTAGCCTGTCAGCACAGAGGGAGTTAGGGATCCAGGATGGGGGTGCAGGCTGCAGTCTCATTGATCTACAAGAGCTTCCTTATGTTGTCACCTTTTCCTGAACCTCATGCTGTGGTTTGGTTTTGAGCACTATTTGCTTAGTTTAGGATGTAGAATATCCTGtgtaaaattaatgaatttattattGCCATCCTTTTTAGGAAGGGCCTAGTCAAAATGTTGAGGCTGTGTCAATTGAGGATGCCATGGCTATTGAAGAGGATTCTGGTTTCCATCCATTGGAACCAATGCTGTGCAGTGAAGTGGAGGATGGCCAGGTGCCACATTCACTGGAGACTCTGTACCAGTCAGCTGCCTGCTCCAGCATCAGTGATGCCTTGGTAGTGCTGGTGCATCTCCTCATGCTCGAGTCGGGCTACATACCCCAGGTAAGCCCCACCCAGGTGCCTTGTGAGgtctccctggacacctgagTCGGCCTTGTGGAGGTCCTCCTTCCTTTATTAAACGTGGTTGGTTGTTGAATGTAAAATGCCAGGCACAGGAAGGTTGTCATAGGTACTCTGTAAATATGCCCTTTGCCTTTTCagccttcatttcttttgttagCGTTTAGTATCGCAGAGGTAATGGTCACTGgctttaaaaaagacaaaggttTCTATATGCTAATATTCAGATAAAATGAGGTGGTGTGGACCGAGCATGACTAAATGCTGACTAAGAGGCTGTTTCGTGTTAATGGCTTTGTGCTGTGGTTGCTTATTTCATTCAGCATGTGTTTGCTAAGCATCTACTCATGCCAGTggtttttttctccctgtttcaGGTCTTTGTTCTCAAGTTACCTTTAGTCTGAGAATAGACAAGAATATAGGCCATTATAGTATATCATGTAAGAGTCCCAGGGAAGCTCAGAGAACAGCGCTAAGGATTACTTAGGATCTTGTCAGAGTGCAGGCTCTGCACTGGTAAACTAGGATGGAGCAGAGCCTTTTGCACACTCCTGCGTAGCCCCTGTACTGCTGTCCTGTACACATTCCCTGGGGAACACGTGGGCTACAAAGTTAAAAACAAGATCATCGTATGCCTGTGCCAGAAACTAACACACCAGATACTGTCCTTGTCCTCAGAGTTCTCAAATGGGTAAGGAAGACAAGAGAAATACCACATACTACATAACAGTGTAAACTGATGAAAAGCCTAACAATGTGCAGTGACAGAAGAGTGAACAGTGTTAGTAAATAGCAGTGTTTTCCAAAATGGACTGTGTGAAAGAAGTGACTCTCAACCCGGGATCATGAATAATGGCATGACTTTGCTCGACAGAAATATGAGCCTTAGAACAGAAAAACTAATCTTtatttctatgatgatattttatctattaaaacaaatttttatagaaaaatattacaaCATACTATTCTCCGATAGTAGCAGTATTAATGNNNNNNNNNNNNNNNNNNNNNNNNNNNNNNNNNNNNNNNNNNNNNNNNNNNNNNNNNNNNNNNNNNNNNNNNNNNNNNNNNNNNNNNNNNNNNNNNNNNNNNNNNNNNNNNNNNNNNNNNNNNNNNNNNNNNNNNNNNNNNNNNNNNNNNNNNNNNNNNNNNNNNNNNNNNNNNNNNNNNNNNNNNNNNNNNNNNNNNNNNNNNNNNNNNNNNNNNNNNNNNNNNNNNNNNNNNNNNNNNNNNNNNNNNNNNNNNNNNNNNNNNNNNNNNNNNNNNNNNNNNNNNNNNNNNNNNNNNNNNNNNNNNNNNNNNNNNNNNNNNNNNNNNNNNNNNNNNNNNNNNNNNNNNNNNNNNNNNNNNNNNNNNNNNNNNNNNNNNNNNNNNNNNNNNNNNNNNNNNNNNNNNNNNNNNNNNNNNNNNNNNNNNNNNNNNNNNNNNNNNNNNNNNNNNNNNNNNNNNNNNNNNNNNNNNNNNNNNNNNNNNNNNNNNNNNNNNNNNNNNNNNCCAGGCTTCTGTGCAAGCACTgtgcctgctgagccatatcaGTGGTCCATGGGGGCTCTAAAGCTTGGTAAGATAGAGGTGTTTCtgatttctaggttttttttagTACAgcaccttttaaaataattgttcctTTCATTTCATTCCTCAGGGCACTGAAGCCAAAGCAGCATCAATGCCTGAGAAGTGGAAGTCAAGTGGCGTGTACAAGCTGCAGTACACACACCCTCTCTGTGAGGAGGGAGCTGCTGTGCTCACCTGTGTGCCTTTGGAAAGCCTCATCATTATAAATGGTAATGCAGCCCTGCAGTCATGCTTGCTGGCTTATGAATTACATGCATCGTGTCTTTTAGATGTCTTATAACCGCATTAGTGACTGACTGCCAAGAAATAGTTACGGGTCATTCACAACTTAACTCCTCTACCACTGGTGACGTGCCTGGAGGGATTAAAAATGTGAGGTTGATGTTGGTTTAGGACATCACCCTTTACTCTTGTGCTGGccccctttcttttaaaacatttatttgttgtgtgtgtttgaccTGCATGCGTCTGCACCACATGCAGGCAGTACcttcagaagccaaaagagggcatcagattccctggaactggagttgcagatggctgttagctgctgtgtgggtgctgggaattgaaccaggctcctctggaagaacagtcagtgcctgtagctaactgctgagccacctccccagtcccagCCCTGCCTTTCAATGTTTGTCTTGAATCCTCACTCTGTGAGAGCTGTGATGATAAGAATGAAATGAGTGTATAAACTATAAGGATGGCTTTTTGTGCATAtctgtgaattatttttatttaagtcttGATCTGGGTTTATGAGATCTGAGGTTCCTGTTTATCCAGTTTGGCATCTCTGTGACTGTCAATACACAGACATGCTACTGAGATTTTTGAGGCCTTAGTATATGCATAACTTAGCTGTCCGTCCTCAGAAAGTGCCCTGAATAAATaacctctctgctttcctctcttcttcagtGAGGTGGATTTCATTTTAGCTGAGATGTCACACAGGCCCTTCCTAACCACTGCTGGTCTCTGGAATGTTCTCAAGGTCTCACATATTGGAGATCCATTTGGGTgaccatgttcttttttttttttttggtttttcgagacagggtttctctgtggttttggagcctgtcctggaactagctcttgtagaccaggctggtctcgaactcacagagatctgcctgcctctgcctcccaagtgctgggattaaaggcgtgcgccagggTGACCATGTtcttatatttcaatttttgttttattttttatatttttgaaatagggtcttaggttgcccaaactggccttcaaCTTCTGTTCCTTCAGGATTGTGTGAGGACCACTCCACCGGGCTAACACTGTTTAGCTTTTGAGTTATCTTTTCGGCTACTTAGAATGTAATGTTTGTATAACAGGTTGTATTGCTCTGCTGCCCCAGGTCAGCAGTGTTCTGTGTCTTGCAGCTGCTTGCTTTTGCTGAGATGGTTTAAGGTAGAGTCCCTGCCCCACAGCAAACTTacctgttttgtttattgaggtTCTGCGTTAGAAAATAAGCTTTCTACTGAAATTTGTTTTGGAAGCTAACatggcattttttattttagaagtagaTATTTCTCTTCGGTGCCTCAGCATTTCAGCTTTAACAGCTGGTGGTCCTGCACATTTGTCAGGATGTGAGTGTGATGGCGTGAAGGCCGAGTGATGTCTCTGTCAGCTCTTTGCTGGTAGCTTATAGAGCTTGTAGTGTGCATTCTGTGCTCAGAGCGGC from Microtus ochrogaster isolate Prairie Vole_2 chromosome 24, MicOch1.0, whole genome shotgun sequence includes the following:
- the Fbxo7 gene encoding F-box only protein 7 — encoded protein: MKLRVRLQKRTQPLEVPEPEPTLGHLRAHLRQSLLPTWGFSSDTRFAITLNNKDALTGDEETLASYGIVSGDLICLVLEDDLPAPNLPSSTDSEPSSLQDTDQPSQAASSCQASIPDERRSDSSHAQATQFDAWSDDSVEGPSQNVEAVSIEDAMAIEEDSGFHPLEPMLCSEVEDGQVPHSLETLYQSAACSSISDALVVLVHLLMLESGYIPQGTEAKAASMPEKWKSSGVYKLQYTHPLCEEGAAVLTCVPLESLIIINATVKISGGIKNAKSVQLQPRSYVCGVEPGESAAKVYKDLKKLSRLFKDQLVYPLLAFTRQVLNLPDVFGLVVLPLELKLRIFRLLDVQSVLALSAVCHDLQIASNDPLLWRCLYLRDFRDGTVRGPDTDWKELYRKRHIQRKEAQRMRHAMFLPSSSHSVPFCPIPVYPRVTFPPSLLPPGIIGGEYDTRPILPSVGDPAGSLIPRPGEIPNPFQPLRPRFDPVGPLPGPDPLFPGRGGPNNRFPFRPSRGRPADSRLPFM